One genomic window of Pocillopora verrucosa isolate sample1 chromosome 8, ASM3666991v2, whole genome shotgun sequence includes the following:
- the LOC131791030 gene encoding monocyte to macrophage differentiation factor-like isoform X1 → MGCFSCSRLMNPPAGKNEAYKPTVIEQTANIITHGLFVMPAVYAALRLHQNSRLLSASHRFIAEVYGTAFILVFLISTLFHVVSLSGKASSLRFFLHLSDRGIIYFFIAASYMPWLVLKDVGQYGDLISWLLWCLAATGTVYTYMFHERYKTVETVLYLIVGICPSLPLAFASTDSAGLAEVALGGAFYVSGVVFFKCDGRIPFAHAIWHCFCATGAWCHFYAVYTHLYLEKH, encoded by the exons ATGGGTTGCTTTAGCTGTTCAAG ACTTATGAATCCACCTGCTGGTAAAAATGAGGCATATAAACCCACTGTGATTGAACAAACAGCAAATATCATTACCCATGGA CTGTTTGTAATGCCAGCTGTTTATGCAGCATTGCGTCTTCACCAAAATTCTAGACTGCTATCAGCAAGCCATCGTTTTATTGCTGAAGTGTATGGAACTGCTTTTAtccttgtcttcttgatatcaACTCTATTTCATGTTGTCAGCCTGTCTGGAAAGGCCAG ctccTTGAGATTCTTTCTGCATTTGAGTGATCGTGgcattatttatttcttcattgcAGCTTCATACATGCCATG gcTAGTGTTAAAAGATGTTGGCCAGTATGGAGATCTAATATCCTGGCTTTTATGGTGTCTTGCTGCGACTGGCACTGTTTATACTTACATGTTCCATGAAAG aTATAAAACAGTAGAAACTGTTCTGTATCTGATCGTTGGAATATGTCCATCTCTTCCCCTAGCTTTTGCCTCA ACGGACTCCGCTGGTCTAGCCGAGGTAGCACTGGGAGGAGCCTTTTACGTCAGTGGCGTagtgttttttaaatgtgaTGGACGAATACCCTTTGCGCATGCTATCTGGCATTGTTTCTGTGCCACAGGAGCATGGTGTCATTTTTATGCTGTCTACACGCATCTATACTTGGAAAAACACTAG
- the LOC131791030 gene encoding monocyte to macrophage differentiation factor 2-like isoform X2 encodes MPAVYAALRLHQNSRLLSASHRFIAEVYGTAFILVFLISTLFHVVSLSGKASSLRFFLHLSDRGIIYFFIAASYMPWLVLKDVGQYGDLISWLLWCLAATGTVYTYMFHERYKTVETVLYLIVGICPSLPLAFASTDSAGLAEVALGGAFYVSGVVFFKCDGRIPFAHAIWHCFCATGAWCHFYAVYTHLYLEKH; translated from the exons ATGCCAGCTGTTTATGCAGCATTGCGTCTTCACCAAAATTCTAGACTGCTATCAGCAAGCCATCGTTTTATTGCTGAAGTGTATGGAACTGCTTTTAtccttgtcttcttgatatcaACTCTATTTCATGTTGTCAGCCTGTCTGGAAAGGCCAG ctccTTGAGATTCTTTCTGCATTTGAGTGATCGTGgcattatttatttcttcattgcAGCTTCATACATGCCATG gcTAGTGTTAAAAGATGTTGGCCAGTATGGAGATCTAATATCCTGGCTTTTATGGTGTCTTGCTGCGACTGGCACTGTTTATACTTACATGTTCCATGAAAG aTATAAAACAGTAGAAACTGTTCTGTATCTGATCGTTGGAATATGTCCATCTCTTCCCCTAGCTTTTGCCTCA ACGGACTCCGCTGGTCTAGCCGAGGTAGCACTGGGAGGAGCCTTTTACGTCAGTGGCGTagtgttttttaaatgtgaTGGACGAATACCCTTTGCGCATGCTATCTGGCATTGTTTCTGTGCCACAGGAGCATGGTGTCATTTTTATGCTGTCTACACGCATCTATACTTGGAAAAACACTAG